In Bacteroidota bacterium, a single window of DNA contains:
- the ftsY gene encoding signal recognition particle-docking protein FtsY, with amino-acid sequence MGFFDFLYKEKKEQLNKGLEKTKTNLFGRISKALLGKSKVDAEFLDELEEILISSDVGVKTTLEIIERIEKRASEEKYFGETELNKLLRNEISLLLDENAPTAKIDFDLVGVPKPYVIMVVGVNGVGKTTTIGKLAHQFKQAGKKVVLGAADTFRAAAVDQLKIWGQRVDVPVVALGMNIDPSAVAFDTVKKAVEMDADVAIIDTAGRLHNKVNLMAELSKIKRVMQKVIPDAPHEILLVLDASTGQNAFEQARHFMAATDINTLALTKLDGTAKGGVVIGISNELKIPVKYIGVGEGMNDLQIFNKHEFVDSLFS; translated from the coding sequence ATGGGATTTTTTGATTTTTTATATAAGGAAAAAAAGGAGCAGCTAAACAAAGGCTTGGAAAAAACCAAGACGAATTTGTTTGGACGCATTAGCAAAGCCCTACTGGGCAAAAGCAAAGTTGATGCAGAGTTTTTGGATGAGCTTGAAGAGATACTTATTAGCAGCGATGTGGGCGTTAAAACCACACTAGAAATTATAGAACGCATAGAGAAACGTGCCTCCGAAGAAAAATACTTTGGTGAAACAGAATTAAACAAATTATTAAGAAACGAAATAAGCCTTCTCCTCGATGAAAATGCACCTACTGCAAAAATAGATTTCGACTTAGTGGGCGTGCCCAAACCTTATGTTATTATGGTAGTGGGTGTAAATGGTGTAGGTAAAACCACTACAATAGGAAAACTTGCTCACCAATTTAAACAAGCAGGCAAAAAAGTGGTACTGGGTGCTGCAGATACTTTTAGAGCAGCAGCGGTTGATCAACTCAAAATATGGGGACAACGAGTTGATGTTCCCGTGGTGGCATTGGGTATGAATATTGACCCAAGTGCGGTTGCATTTGATACAGTGAAAAAAGCAGTGGAAATGGATGCTGATGTCGCAATAATTGATACAGCAGGTAGGCTGCACAATAAAGTAAATCTGATGGCCGAGTTAAGCAAAATAAAACGTGTAATGCAAAAAGTAATTCCTGATGCACCTCATGAAATATTATTGGTACTGGATGCCTCAACAGGGCAGAATGCATTTGAGCAGGCCCGACATTTTATGGCAGCAACTGATATAAACACATTGGCATTAACCAAACTTGATGGCACAGCAAAAGGAGGTGTGGTGATCGGTATCTCGAATGAATTAAAAATTCCTGTAAAATATATAGGCGTGGGCGAAGGGATGAACGACCTGCAAATATTCAATAAGCATGAGTTTGTTGATTCCTTGTTTAGTTGA
- a CDS encoding DUF4295 domain-containing protein, whose product MAKKVVATLKTGAGKEYAKIIRAVRSPKTGAYTFKEEMVPNDNIKQYFN is encoded by the coding sequence ATGGCTAAGAAAGTTGTTGCTACACTAAAAACAGGAGCTGGTAAAGAATACGCTAAAATCATTAGAGCTGTAAGGTCTCCCAAAACTGGTGCCTACACTTTTAAGGAAGAAATGGTACCCAACGATAATATCAAACAATACTTTAATTAG
- the rpmG gene encoding 50S ribosomal protein L33 produces MAKKGNRIQVILECTEHKTSGVPGTSRYITTKNKKNTTERLEIKKYNRVLRKVTVHKEIK; encoded by the coding sequence ATGGCAAAAAAAGGAAACCGTATACAAGTGATATTAGAATGCACCGAGCATAAAACCTCGGGTGTTCCTGGCACTAGCCGCTACATCACCACCAAAAATAAAAAGAATACCACCGAAAGGCTGGAAATAAAAAAATATAACCGGGTGCTTAGAAAAGTAACCGTTCACAAAGAAATTAAATAA
- the rpmB gene encoding 50S ribosomal protein L28, with product MKVCDLTGKKAMKGNNVSFSNKKTKRRFYPNLHTKKFFIPEENAWITLKVSTSAMRTINKKGINACLNNLIKVGKI from the coding sequence ATGAAAGTTTGCGATTTAACCGGTAAGAAAGCAATGAAAGGTAACAACGTTTCGTTTTCCAACAAGAAAACCAAGCGTAGGTTCTACCCGAATTTGCATACCAAAAAATTCTTCATACCCGAAGAAAATGCATGGATTACTCTAAAGGTATCTACATCAGCTATGCGTACCATCAACAAAAAAGGCATCAATGCTTGCCTGAACAATCTAATTAAAGTCGGAAAAATTTAA